The following are encoded in a window of Elusimicrobiota bacterium genomic DNA:
- the priA gene encoding primosomal protein N' has translation MRIADVAFPVPLRKGFHYAVPSGLDVRPGMRVRVEFGAWLRTGTVLSVFDGDSPFKLKPVAGVLDREPVLSQELLGCAAWMSRRYGAPIGECVKAVLPAFLKSSDEPAQLAALAAGAVLPPAFELTAGQSLALDTISQALTRRRAETFLLYGVPASGKTEVYLRLIRQVVDSGGQALFLVPEISLTGPFFGEFCDSLQVPVVLWHSRLKDKERRHSWLAIRSGQVRVVVGARSAALLPFRDLRLAVLDEEQDESFKQEGQSPLYHARDVAVHRCRASGGVTVLGSATPSLESWQAVKRGEVRLVEMPQRVSNAAKPEVTLLPLPLGRAIAPELLDKIRQRLARREQTILLVNRRGYATVVMCCKCGWVDRCASCGVAKIQHEDPAAGFVLRCHHCTRQSPLPAHCPQCANPGLRVMGAGTQKVVAELRRFIPAARVLRMDSDTLSERGGDRTLYETFRRGEADILVGTKLVAKSFHFPQVTLVGVVDADTMLHMPDFRSSERTMQILAQVAGRSGRADKAGEVVLQTLQPDHIAVRGALQGDYAAFADQELGLRRELGYPPFSGLVRLVWTGKDEAALAEAAAAAVATLRDALSACGHEVVGPAAAVLPKAGGRFRYHALVKVAEPERTLDAVLARIQEWACPKSFRFQVNVDPYDLF, from the coding sequence ATGCGCATCGCCGACGTCGCCTTCCCGGTGCCGCTGCGCAAGGGGTTCCATTATGCGGTTCCCTCCGGGTTGGACGTGCGGCCGGGGATGCGGGTGCGCGTGGAGTTCGGCGCCTGGCTGCGCACCGGGACCGTGCTCTCCGTCTTCGACGGGGATTCGCCGTTCAAGCTCAAGCCCGTGGCCGGCGTCCTGGACCGCGAGCCGGTCCTCTCCCAGGAGCTGCTCGGCTGCGCGGCCTGGATGTCTCGCCGCTACGGCGCGCCTATCGGGGAGTGCGTCAAGGCCGTGCTGCCCGCCTTCCTGAAATCCTCCGACGAGCCGGCGCAGCTCGCGGCCTTGGCCGCGGGCGCGGTCTTGCCGCCGGCCTTCGAGCTCACGGCCGGGCAGTCCCTGGCCCTGGACACCATCTCCCAGGCGCTGACGCGGCGCCGCGCGGAGACTTTCCTGCTCTACGGCGTGCCGGCCTCGGGCAAGACCGAGGTCTACCTGCGCCTCATCCGGCAGGTCGTGGACTCCGGCGGGCAGGCGCTCTTCCTGGTGCCGGAGATATCCCTGACCGGCCCCTTCTTCGGCGAGTTCTGCGACTCGCTCCAGGTCCCGGTGGTGCTCTGGCACAGCCGGCTCAAGGACAAGGAGAGGCGGCACTCCTGGCTCGCCATCCGCAGCGGGCAGGTCCGCGTGGTGGTGGGCGCGCGCTCGGCGGCGCTGCTGCCCTTCCGCGACCTGCGCCTGGCGGTGCTCGACGAGGAGCAGGACGAGTCCTTCAAACAGGAGGGGCAGTCCCCCCTCTACCATGCGCGCGACGTGGCGGTGCACCGCTGCCGCGCCAGCGGAGGCGTGACCGTGCTGGGCTCGGCCACGCCGTCCTTGGAGAGCTGGCAGGCGGTCAAGCGCGGCGAGGTCCGGCTGGTGGAGATGCCGCAGCGCGTCTCCAACGCGGCCAAGCCCGAGGTCACGCTCCTGCCCCTGCCCTTGGGCCGGGCCATCGCCCCGGAGCTGCTGGACAAGATCCGGCAGCGCCTGGCCCGCCGCGAGCAGACCATCCTCCTGGTCAATCGGCGGGGCTACGCCACCGTGGTGATGTGCTGCAAGTGCGGCTGGGTGGACCGCTGCGCCTCCTGTGGCGTGGCCAAGATCCAGCACGAGGACCCGGCCGCGGGCTTCGTTCTGCGCTGCCACCACTGCACCCGCCAGAGCCCCCTGCCCGCGCACTGCCCGCAGTGCGCCAACCCCGGGCTGCGCGTGATGGGCGCGGGCACGCAGAAGGTGGTCGCCGAACTGCGGCGCTTCATCCCGGCCGCGCGCGTGCTGCGCATGGACAGCGACACTCTCTCCGAGCGCGGCGGAGACCGCACGCTCTACGAGACTTTCCGCCGCGGCGAGGCGGACATCCTGGTGGGGACCAAGCTCGTGGCCAAGAGCTTCCACTTCCCTCAGGTCACGCTGGTGGGCGTTGTGGACGCCGACACCATGCTGCACATGCCCGATTTCCGCTCCTCGGAGCGGACCATGCAGATCCTGGCCCAGGTCGCGGGGCGCTCAGGCCGGGCGGACAAGGCCGGCGAGGTGGTCCTGCAGACCCTGCAGCCCGACCACATCGCGGTGCGCGGCGCGCTCCAGGGCGACTACGCGGCGTTCGCTGACCAGGAGCTGGGGCTGCGCCGCGAACTGGGCTATCCGCCTTTCAGCGGGCTGGTGCGGCTGGTCTGGACCGGCAAGGACGAGGCGGCCCTGGCCGAAGCCGCGGCGGCGGCCGTCGCGACCTTGCGTGACGCGCTCTCCGCGTGCGGCCACGAGGTGGTGGGCCCGGCCGCCGCGGTCCTGCCCAAAGCCGGGGGCCGGTTCCGCTATCACGCCTTGGTGAAGGTGGCGGAGCCGGAGCGGACCCTGGACGCCGTGCTGGCCCGGATTCAGGAGTGGGCGTGTCCGAAATCCTTTCGGTTTCAGGTGAATGTGGACCCATATGATTTGTTCTGA
- a CDS encoding FecR domain-containing protein, producing the protein MAPRASRVFLFAALLAGSWSLRPARAQEAADEYEARLTEVKGEVTVFTSEEPDGVPGDQDMPLAAGDRVKTAADASAEVTLSGEHCVLLRAGSELAVTSVKRSRCVLTLALGSLLAKIQTLAGGGFQVQTPAAVASVRGTEFGVEVDAAQPDQTHVGVFDEGKVEVSGQTGQPELLKSNQETSVRRGARPLAAYQLRRFARHRQFMRAFRKRAQAVRNGWRALGLQARLGKRREMLQRLRQVREQRLEKARQKAQQKLRGRKGSKALRPDQEKMEKRKKAIRERLRRPGN; encoded by the coding sequence ATGGCGCCCAGAGCATCGCGGGTCTTCCTCTTCGCGGCCTTGCTGGCCGGAAGTTGGTCCTTGCGTCCGGCCCGGGCCCAAGAGGCGGCCGACGAGTACGAGGCCCGGCTCACCGAGGTCAAGGGCGAGGTCACGGTGTTCACGTCCGAGGAGCCCGACGGCGTGCCGGGCGACCAGGACATGCCGCTGGCAGCGGGCGACCGGGTCAAGACCGCGGCCGACGCCAGCGCCGAGGTCACCCTTTCCGGCGAGCACTGCGTCCTCCTGCGCGCCGGCTCCGAGCTCGCCGTCACCTCCGTCAAGCGCAGCCGCTGCGTGCTGACTCTGGCCTTGGGCAGCCTGCTGGCCAAGATCCAGACCTTGGCCGGCGGCGGCTTCCAGGTGCAGACGCCGGCGGCCGTGGCCTCGGTGCGCGGCACCGAGTTCGGCGTCGAGGTTGACGCGGCGCAGCCGGACCAGACGCACGTGGGCGTCTTCGACGAGGGCAAGGTGGAGGTGTCGGGCCAGACGGGCCAGCCGGAACTGCTCAAGTCCAACCAGGAGACCAGCGTGCGGCGCGGGGCGCGGCCCCTGGCGGCCTACCAGCTCAGGCGCTTCGCGCGCCACCGTCAGTTCATGAGGGCTTTCCGCAAGAGGGCCCAGGCCGTGCGCAATGGCTGGCGCGCTTTGGGCCTGCAGGCGCGCCTGGGCAAGCGCCGCGAGATGCTGCAGAGGCTGAGGCAGGTGCGCGAGCAGAGGCTGGAGAAGGCGCGGCAGAAGGCTCAGCAGAAGCTGCGCGGGCGCAAGGGCAGCAAGGCCCTGCGGCCGGACCAGGAGAAGATGGAGAAGCGCAAGAAGGCCATCCGGGAGAGGCTGCGCCGGCCGGGGAACTGA